The proteins below are encoded in one region of Chaetodon trifascialis isolate fChaTrf1 chromosome 11, fChaTrf1.hap1, whole genome shotgun sequence:
- the LOC139338526 gene encoding discs large homolog 1-like protein isoform X21, with translation MLNSVWYAKKMGRRIMGTLRRTKRLHRRLLANPPPVVVNTDSLDTPPYVNGTEADYEYEEITLERGNSGLGFSIAGGTDNPHIGEDPSIFITKVIPGGAAAQDGRLRVNDVILRVNEVDVRDVTHSRAVEALKEAGSLVRLYVRRRKPVSEKVMEIKLVKGPKGLGFSIAGGVGNQHIPGDNSIYVTKIIEGGAAHKDGRLQIGDKLLAVNSACLEEVTHEHAVTALKNTPDVVYLKVAKPNSVFMNDSFAPPDLTNSYSQHMENHISTPNFLGQSLPPPASSGRYSPTPKSMLGDDDVTREPRKVVLHRGATGLGFNIVGGEDGEGIFISFILAGGPADLCGELRKGDRLVSVNGVDLRNATHEQAAAALKNAGQTVTIIAHYRPEEYSRFEAKIHDLREQMMNSSISSGSGSLRTSQKRSLYVRALFDYDKTRDSGLPSQGLNFKFGDILHVVNASDDEWWQARQLTSQGEVEEVGVIPSKRRVEKKERARLKTVKFNAKSRDRGDNSDDMLSKGHSGQEEYVLSYEPVVQQEVNYTRPVIILGPMKDRINDDLISEFPDKFGSCVPHTTRPKRDYEVDGRDYHFVVSREQMEKDIQDHRFIEAGQYNNHLYGTSVQSVREVAEKGKHCILDVSGNAIKRLQLAQLHPIAIFIKPKSVENIMEMNKRLTEEQGRKTFDRATKLEQEFTEHFTAIVQGDTLEEIYEQVKQIIEEQSGPFIWVQSKEKL, from the exons gtgaacGGGACGGAGGCCGATTACGAGTACGAGGAGATCACGCTGGAGAGG GGTAACTCGGGACTGGGCTTCAGCATCGCGGGCGGCACAGACAACCCCCACATCGGTGAAGACCCCAGCATCTTCATCACCAAAGTCATACCCGGAGGAGCGGCTGCCCAGGATGGACGGCTCAG GGTCAACGATGTCATCCTGAGAGTGAACGAGGTGGACGTTCGCGACGTGACCCACAGCCGAGCCGTGGAGGCTCTGAAGGAGGCCGGCTCGCTGGTCCGACTCTACGTCCGCAGGAGGAAACCCGTCTCTGAGAAAGTGATGGAGATCAAGCTGGTGAAAGGCCCCAAAG GTCTGGGCTTCAGTATAGCAGGCGGAGTGGGCAACCAGCACATCCCGGGAGACAACAGCATCTACGTCACCAAGATCATCGAAGGAGGAGCTGCACACAAAGACGGGAGGCTGCAGATCGGAGacaagctgctggct GTGAACAGTGCTTGTCTGGAGGAGGTGACCCACGAACACGCCGTCACTGCCTTGAAAAACACTCCTGACGTGGTCTACTTGAAAGTGGCTAAACCCAACAGTGTCTTCATGAACGACAGCTTCGCCCCGCCCGACCTCACCAACT CGTACTCCCAACACATGGAGAACCATATCAGCACCCCCAACTTCCTAGGCCAGTCCCTCCCCCCGCCGGCCTCCTCAGGACGCTACTCCCCGACCCCGAAGAGCATGCTGGGAGACGACGATGTCACCCG GGAGCCCCGGAAGGTGGTGCTGCACAGAGGAGCGACAGGACTGGGCTTCAACATTGTGGGCGGGGAGGATGGCGAGGGgatcttcatctccttcatcctggcTGGAGGACCAGCTGACCTGTGTGGAGAGCTGAGGAAAGGAGACAGacttgtgtct GTGAATGGAGTGGACCTCCGGAATGCCACCCACGAACAGGCCGCCGCCGCCCTGAAGAACGCCGGGCAGACGGTGACCATCATCGCCCACTACAGACCAGAGG AGTACAGCCGCTTCGAGGCCAAGATCCACGACCTGAGAGAGCAGATGatgaacagcagcatcagttcTGGGTCTGGATCTTTGCGGACAAGTCAGAAGAGGTCGCTATACGTCAG AGCTCTATTCGACTACGATAAGACCAGAGACTCCGGGCTGCCCAGTCAGGGACTCAACTTCAAGTTTGGAGACATCCTCCATGTGGTGAACGCCTCCGACGACGAGTGGTGGCAGGCCAGACAGCTGACATCccagggggaggtggaggaggtgggggtgaTCCCCAGCAAGAGACG GGTGGAGAAGAAGGAGCGAGCGAGATTAAAGACGGTGAAGTTTAACGCCAAGTCTCGAGACCGAGGG GACAACAGTGACGACATGCTGTCCAAAGGCCACA gtggaCAGGAGGAGTACGTCCTGTCGTATGAACCCGTCGTTCAGCAGGAAG taaactacACCCGTCCCGTCATCATCCTCGGCCCCATGAAGGATCGGATCAACGATGACCTGATCTCAGAGTTCCCCGACAAATTTGGATCCTGCGTCCCTC aTACGACCCGGCCAAAGCGAGACTACGAGGTGGACGGCAGAGACTATCACTTTGTGGTGTCCAGAGAGCAGATGGAGAAGGACATCCAGGACCACAGGTTCATCGAGGCGGGACAGTACAACAACCACCTGTATGGAACCAGCGTGCAGTCGGTCCGAGAGGTGGCCGAGAAG gGTAAACATTGTATCCTGGACGTGTCGGGGAACGCCATCAAGAGACTCCAGCTGGCTCAGCTTCATCCCATCGCCATCTTCATCAAACCCAAATCTGTGGAAAACATCAT GGAGATGAACAAGCGTCTGACGGAGGAGCAGGGCAGGAAAACCTTCGACAGAGCCACCAAGCTGGAGCAGGAGTTCACTGAGCATTTCACAG CCATCGTTCAGGGCGACACTCTGGAGGAGATCTACGAGCAGGTGAAGCAGATCATCGAGGAGCAGTCGGGTCCGTTCATCTGGGTTCAGTCCAAGGAGAAGTTATGA
- the LOC139338526 gene encoding disks large homolog 1 isoform X19 — MLNSVWYAKKMGRRIMGTLRRTKRLHRRLLANPPPVVVNTDSLDTPPYVNGTEADYEYEEITLERGNSGLGFSIAGGTDNPHIGEDPSIFITKVIPGGAAAQDGRLRVNDVILRVNEVDVRDVTHSRAVEALKEAGSLVRLYVRRRKPVSEKVMEIKLVKGPKGLGFSIAGGVGNQHIPGDNSIYVTKIIEGGAAHKDGRLQIGDKLLAVNSACLEEVTHEHAVTALKNTPDVVYLKVAKPNSVFMNDSFAPPDLTNSYSQHMENHISTPNFLGQSLPPPASSGRYSPTPKSMLGDDDVTREPRKVVLHRGATGLGFNIVGGEDGEGIFISFILAGGPADLCGELRKGDRLVSVNGVDLRNATHEQAAAALKNAGQTVTIIAHYRPEEYSRFEAKIHDLREQMMNSSISSGSGSLRTSQKRSLYVRALFDYDKTRDSGLPSQGLNFKFGDILHVVNASDDEWWQARQLTSQGEVEEVGVIPSKRRVEKKERARLKTVKFNAKSRDRGSLNDKRKKNLFSRKFPFYKSKEASEQETSDVDQHVTSNASDSESSYRGQEEYVLSYEPVVQQEVNYTRPVIILGPMKDRINDDLISEFPDKFGSCVPHTTRPKRDYEVDGRDYHFVVSREQMEKDIQDHRFIEAGQYNNHLYGTSVQSVREVAEKGKHCILDVSGNAIKRLQLAQLHPIAIFIKPKSVENIMEMNKRLTEEQGRKTFDRATKLEQEFTEHFTAIVQGDTLEEIYEQVKQIIEEQSGPFIWVQSKEKL, encoded by the exons gtgaacGGGACGGAGGCCGATTACGAGTACGAGGAGATCACGCTGGAGAGG GGTAACTCGGGACTGGGCTTCAGCATCGCGGGCGGCACAGACAACCCCCACATCGGTGAAGACCCCAGCATCTTCATCACCAAAGTCATACCCGGAGGAGCGGCTGCCCAGGATGGACGGCTCAG GGTCAACGATGTCATCCTGAGAGTGAACGAGGTGGACGTTCGCGACGTGACCCACAGCCGAGCCGTGGAGGCTCTGAAGGAGGCCGGCTCGCTGGTCCGACTCTACGTCCGCAGGAGGAAACCCGTCTCTGAGAAAGTGATGGAGATCAAGCTGGTGAAAGGCCCCAAAG GTCTGGGCTTCAGTATAGCAGGCGGAGTGGGCAACCAGCACATCCCGGGAGACAACAGCATCTACGTCACCAAGATCATCGAAGGAGGAGCTGCACACAAAGACGGGAGGCTGCAGATCGGAGacaagctgctggct GTGAACAGTGCTTGTCTGGAGGAGGTGACCCACGAACACGCCGTCACTGCCTTGAAAAACACTCCTGACGTGGTCTACTTGAAAGTGGCTAAACCCAACAGTGTCTTCATGAACGACAGCTTCGCCCCGCCCGACCTCACCAACT CGTACTCCCAACACATGGAGAACCATATCAGCACCCCCAACTTCCTAGGCCAGTCCCTCCCCCCGCCGGCCTCCTCAGGACGCTACTCCCCGACCCCGAAGAGCATGCTGGGAGACGACGATGTCACCCG GGAGCCCCGGAAGGTGGTGCTGCACAGAGGAGCGACAGGACTGGGCTTCAACATTGTGGGCGGGGAGGATGGCGAGGGgatcttcatctccttcatcctggcTGGAGGACCAGCTGACCTGTGTGGAGAGCTGAGGAAAGGAGACAGacttgtgtct GTGAATGGAGTGGACCTCCGGAATGCCACCCACGAACAGGCCGCCGCCGCCCTGAAGAACGCCGGGCAGACGGTGACCATCATCGCCCACTACAGACCAGAGG AGTACAGCCGCTTCGAGGCCAAGATCCACGACCTGAGAGAGCAGATGatgaacagcagcatcagttcTGGGTCTGGATCTTTGCGGACAAGTCAGAAGAGGTCGCTATACGTCAG AGCTCTATTCGACTACGATAAGACCAGAGACTCCGGGCTGCCCAGTCAGGGACTCAACTTCAAGTTTGGAGACATCCTCCATGTGGTGAACGCCTCCGACGACGAGTGGTGGCAGGCCAGACAGCTGACATCccagggggaggtggaggaggtgggggtgaTCCCCAGCAAGAGACG GGTGGAGAAGAAGGAGCGAGCGAGATTAAAGACGGTGAAGTTTAACGCCAAGTCTCGAGACCGAGGG tCTCTCAATGACAAGCGTAAAAAGAACCTCTTTTCCCGAAAGTTTCCGTTCTACAAGAGCAAAGAGGCGAGCGAGCAGGAGACCAGCGACGTCGACC AACATGTGACCTCTAACGCCAGCGATAGTGAAAGTAGCTACC gtggaCAGGAGGAGTACGTCCTGTCGTATGAACCCGTCGTTCAGCAGGAAG taaactacACCCGTCCCGTCATCATCCTCGGCCCCATGAAGGATCGGATCAACGATGACCTGATCTCAGAGTTCCCCGACAAATTTGGATCCTGCGTCCCTC aTACGACCCGGCCAAAGCGAGACTACGAGGTGGACGGCAGAGACTATCACTTTGTGGTGTCCAGAGAGCAGATGGAGAAGGACATCCAGGACCACAGGTTCATCGAGGCGGGACAGTACAACAACCACCTGTATGGAACCAGCGTGCAGTCGGTCCGAGAGGTGGCCGAGAAG gGTAAACATTGTATCCTGGACGTGTCGGGGAACGCCATCAAGAGACTCCAGCTGGCTCAGCTTCATCCCATCGCCATCTTCATCAAACCCAAATCTGTGGAAAACATCAT GGAGATGAACAAGCGTCTGACGGAGGAGCAGGGCAGGAAAACCTTCGACAGAGCCACCAAGCTGGAGCAGGAGTTCACTGAGCATTTCACAG CCATCGTTCAGGGCGACACTCTGGAGGAGATCTACGAGCAGGTGAAGCAGATCATCGAGGAGCAGTCGGGTCCGTTCATCTGGGTTCAGTCCAAGGAGAAGTTATGA
- the LOC139338526 gene encoding discs large homolog 1-like protein isoform X20 has translation MLNSVWYAKKMGRRIMGTLRRTKRLHRRLLANPPPVVVNTDSLDTPPYVNGTEADYEYEEITLERGNSGLGFSIAGGTDNPHIGEDPSIFITKVIPGGAAAQDGRLRVNDVILRVNEVDVRDVTHSRAVEALKEAGSLVRLYVRRRKPVSEKVMEIKLVKGPKGLGFSIAGGVGNQHIPGDNSIYVTKIIEGGAAHKDGRLQIGDKLLAVNSACLEEVTHEHAVTALKNTPDVVYLKVAKPNSVFMNDSFAPPDLTNSYSQHMENHISTPNFLGQSLPPPASSGRYSPTPKSMLGDDDVTREPRKVVLHRGATGLGFNIVGGEDGEGIFISFILAGGPADLCGELRKGDRLVSVNGVDLRNATHEQAAAALKNAGQTVTIIAHYRPEEYSRFEAKIHDLREQMMNSSISSGSGSLRTSQKRSLYVRALFDYDKTRDSGLPSQGLNFKFGDILHVVNASDDEWWQARQLTSQGEVEEVGVIPSKRRVEKKERARLKTVKFNAKSRDRGDNSDDMLSKGHKHVTSNASDSESSYRGQEEYVLSYEPVVQQEVNYTRPVIILGPMKDRINDDLISEFPDKFGSCVPHTTRPKRDYEVDGRDYHFVVSREQMEKDIQDHRFIEAGQYNNHLYGTSVQSVREVAEKGKHCILDVSGNAIKRLQLAQLHPIAIFIKPKSVENIMEMNKRLTEEQGRKTFDRATKLEQEFTEHFTAIVQGDTLEEIYEQVKQIIEEQSGPFIWVQSKEKL, from the exons gtgaacGGGACGGAGGCCGATTACGAGTACGAGGAGATCACGCTGGAGAGG GGTAACTCGGGACTGGGCTTCAGCATCGCGGGCGGCACAGACAACCCCCACATCGGTGAAGACCCCAGCATCTTCATCACCAAAGTCATACCCGGAGGAGCGGCTGCCCAGGATGGACGGCTCAG GGTCAACGATGTCATCCTGAGAGTGAACGAGGTGGACGTTCGCGACGTGACCCACAGCCGAGCCGTGGAGGCTCTGAAGGAGGCCGGCTCGCTGGTCCGACTCTACGTCCGCAGGAGGAAACCCGTCTCTGAGAAAGTGATGGAGATCAAGCTGGTGAAAGGCCCCAAAG GTCTGGGCTTCAGTATAGCAGGCGGAGTGGGCAACCAGCACATCCCGGGAGACAACAGCATCTACGTCACCAAGATCATCGAAGGAGGAGCTGCACACAAAGACGGGAGGCTGCAGATCGGAGacaagctgctggct GTGAACAGTGCTTGTCTGGAGGAGGTGACCCACGAACACGCCGTCACTGCCTTGAAAAACACTCCTGACGTGGTCTACTTGAAAGTGGCTAAACCCAACAGTGTCTTCATGAACGACAGCTTCGCCCCGCCCGACCTCACCAACT CGTACTCCCAACACATGGAGAACCATATCAGCACCCCCAACTTCCTAGGCCAGTCCCTCCCCCCGCCGGCCTCCTCAGGACGCTACTCCCCGACCCCGAAGAGCATGCTGGGAGACGACGATGTCACCCG GGAGCCCCGGAAGGTGGTGCTGCACAGAGGAGCGACAGGACTGGGCTTCAACATTGTGGGCGGGGAGGATGGCGAGGGgatcttcatctccttcatcctggcTGGAGGACCAGCTGACCTGTGTGGAGAGCTGAGGAAAGGAGACAGacttgtgtct GTGAATGGAGTGGACCTCCGGAATGCCACCCACGAACAGGCCGCCGCCGCCCTGAAGAACGCCGGGCAGACGGTGACCATCATCGCCCACTACAGACCAGAGG AGTACAGCCGCTTCGAGGCCAAGATCCACGACCTGAGAGAGCAGATGatgaacagcagcatcagttcTGGGTCTGGATCTTTGCGGACAAGTCAGAAGAGGTCGCTATACGTCAG AGCTCTATTCGACTACGATAAGACCAGAGACTCCGGGCTGCCCAGTCAGGGACTCAACTTCAAGTTTGGAGACATCCTCCATGTGGTGAACGCCTCCGACGACGAGTGGTGGCAGGCCAGACAGCTGACATCccagggggaggtggaggaggtgggggtgaTCCCCAGCAAGAGACG GGTGGAGAAGAAGGAGCGAGCGAGATTAAAGACGGTGAAGTTTAACGCCAAGTCTCGAGACCGAGGG GACAACAGTGACGACATGCTGTCCAAAGGCCACA AACATGTGACCTCTAACGCCAGCGATAGTGAAAGTAGCTACC gtggaCAGGAGGAGTACGTCCTGTCGTATGAACCCGTCGTTCAGCAGGAAG taaactacACCCGTCCCGTCATCATCCTCGGCCCCATGAAGGATCGGATCAACGATGACCTGATCTCAGAGTTCCCCGACAAATTTGGATCCTGCGTCCCTC aTACGACCCGGCCAAAGCGAGACTACGAGGTGGACGGCAGAGACTATCACTTTGTGGTGTCCAGAGAGCAGATGGAGAAGGACATCCAGGACCACAGGTTCATCGAGGCGGGACAGTACAACAACCACCTGTATGGAACCAGCGTGCAGTCGGTCCGAGAGGTGGCCGAGAAG gGTAAACATTGTATCCTGGACGTGTCGGGGAACGCCATCAAGAGACTCCAGCTGGCTCAGCTTCATCCCATCGCCATCTTCATCAAACCCAAATCTGTGGAAAACATCAT GGAGATGAACAAGCGTCTGACGGAGGAGCAGGGCAGGAAAACCTTCGACAGAGCCACCAAGCTGGAGCAGGAGTTCACTGAGCATTTCACAG CCATCGTTCAGGGCGACACTCTGGAGGAGATCTACGAGCAGGTGAAGCAGATCATCGAGGAGCAGTCGGGTCCGTTCATCTGGGTTCAGTCCAAGGAGAAGTTATGA